A stretch of Eubalaena glacialis isolate mEubGla1 chromosome 10, mEubGla1.1.hap2.+ XY, whole genome shotgun sequence DNA encodes these proteins:
- the APOA4 gene encoding apolipoprotein A-IV, with amino-acid sequence MFLKAVVLSLALVAVTGAQEEVSADQVATVIWDYFSQLSNNAKKAVEHLQKSELTQQLNTLFQDKLGEVNTYTDDLQKKLVPFATELHERLTKDSEKLKEEIRKELEELRARLLPHASEVGQKIGDNMRQLQQRLGPYAEELRTQVNAQAQQLQRQLTPYTQRMEAVLRQNMDNLQASLAPYADELKAKIDQNVEDLKARLTPYADELKAKIDQHVEELRRSLAPYAQDVQGKLSHQLEGLAFQMKKHAEELKTKISASAEELRQKLAPLTESVRGNLKGSAGELQKSLAELSSHLDQQVEKFRHTVGPYGETFNKAMVQQVEELRQKLGPLAGDVEDHLSFLEKDLRDEVTTFFNTLKEEESQAHALTAQEQTPAPLAG; translated from the exons ATGTTCCTGAAGGCTGTGGTCCTGAGCCTGGCCCTGGTGGCTGTCACCG GTGCCCAGGAGGAGGTCAGTGCCGACCAGGTGGCCACTGTGATTTGGGACTACTTCAGCCAGCTGAGCAACAATGCCAAGAAGGCTGTGGAACATCTCCAGAAGTCTGAGCTCACGCAGCAGCTCAA CACCCTCTTCCAAGACAAACTTGGGGAAGTGAACACCTACACGGATGACCTGCAGAAGAAGCTGGTGCCCTTTGCCACGGAGCTGCACGAACGCCTGACCAAGGACTCAGAGAAGCTGAAGGAGGAGATTCGGAAGGAGCTGGAGGAGCTGCGGGCCCGGCTGCTGCCCCACGCCAGCGAGGTGGGCCAGAAGATCGGGGACAACATGCGCCagctgcagcagcgcctggggcCCTACGCGGAGGAGCTGCGCACCCAGGTCAACGCCCAGGCCCAGCAGCTGCAGCGCCAGCTGACGCCCTACACCCAGCGCATGGAGGCGGTGCTGAGGCAGAACATGGACAACCTGCAGGCCTCGCTGGCGCCCTACGCCGACGAGCTCAAGGCCAAGATCGACCAGAACGTGGAGGACCTCAAGGCGCGCCTCACGCCCTACGCCGACGAGCTCAAGGCCAAGATCGACCAGCACGTGGAGGAGCTGCGCCGCAGCCTGGCCCCCTACGCGCAGGACGTCCAGGGGAAGCTCAGCCACCAGCTCGAGGGCCTGGCCTTCCAGATGAAGAAGCACGCCGAGGAGCTGAAGACCAAGATCTCGGCCAGCGCGGAGGAGCTGCGGCAGAAGCTGGCGCCCCTGACCGAGAGCGTGCGCGGCAACCTGAAGGGCAGCGCCGGGGAGCTGCAGAAGTCGCTGGCCGAGCTGAGCAGCCACCTGGACCAGCAGGTGGAGAAGTTCCGCCACACCGTGGGGCCCTACGGCGAGACCTTCAACAAAGCTATGGTGCAGCAAGTGGAGGAGCTCAGGCAGAAGCTGGGCCCCCTGGCAGGGGACGTGGAAGACCACCTGAGCTTCCTGGAGAAGGACCTGAGGGACGAAGTCACCACCTTCTTCAACACCCTCAAGGAGGAAGAGAGCCAGGCCCACGCCCTCACCGCCCAGGAGCAGACGCCGGCCCCTTTGGCGGGCTGA